One stretch of Rosistilla oblonga DNA includes these proteins:
- a CDS encoding low molecular weight protein-tyrosine-phosphatase, with the protein MKPCSILFVCMGNICRSPAAEGVMRRLVEAEGLDDRITIDSAGTIGFHTGKAADRRMRAAAKQRGLELTSRARQVTDADLQAFDLVVAMDADNARDLNALVDGGSANIVLLSSFLDDDWPSDVPDPYYGGDEGFEFVLEMLDAACPKILESLKSGAI; encoded by the coding sequence TTGTATGTATGGGCAATATCTGCCGTTCACCCGCGGCTGAAGGCGTGATGCGGCGGTTGGTCGAAGCGGAGGGCTTGGACGATCGGATCACGATCGATTCGGCTGGCACGATCGGCTTCCACACCGGGAAGGCGGCGGATCGTCGGATGCGAGCCGCCGCGAAACAGCGCGGGCTCGAATTGACGAGTCGAGCGCGGCAGGTGACGGATGCGGATCTGCAAGCCTTCGATCTCGTCGTCGCCATGGATGCCGATAACGCCCGCGACCTGAACGCGCTCGTTGATGGCGGATCAGCGAACATCGTGCTGTTGAGCAGCTTTCTGGACGATGATTGGCCGAGCGACGTTCCGGACCCCTACTACGGTGGGGATGAGGGATTTGAATTTGTCTTGGAGATGCTCGACGCCGCCTGTCCAAAAATCTTGGAGTCGCTGAAGTCTGGCGCTATTTGA